Proteins from a genomic interval of Sulfurospirillum oryzae:
- a CDS encoding AEC family transporter, producing MMIENVAPVFIFVALGYIFKKIKHDISDALTEFVIYFSLPALALSKIRHMTFSHEVFSIILIAYMTMALSLALGYIAGRFMKMDRKNLVTMMVIVGFGNTGFVGFSYIESFYSLHAVSYALVYDQIGTFIALMTFGIALIAWGGGQEQRVRDVAKQMVFSPPLLAIVVSIYFQGTEFPPLIETILDKFQATLIPLVTAIVGMKLEFRTLSLYFKENMVALSLKMVIAPLLMLVGFYFFADLKAEWVRVTFLETAMPPMTMAVVFGIRGGLNRDLLINALALGILFSFVSIGLWNLIIS from the coding sequence ATGATGATTGAAAATGTTGCTCCCGTCTTTATTTTTGTTGCCTTAGGGTATATCTTTAAAAAAATCAAACACGATATTTCAGATGCTTTAACCGAGTTTGTGATCTACTTTTCACTCCCTGCTTTAGCCCTTTCCAAAATTCGTCACATGACATTTAGCCATGAAGTTTTTTCCATTATTCTCATTGCCTATATGACGATGGCACTCTCTTTGGCCTTGGGTTATATTGCTGGGCGTTTTATGAAAATGGATCGAAAAAATCTTGTCACGATGATGGTGATTGTCGGCTTTGGCAATACAGGCTTTGTTGGCTTTTCCTACATTGAGTCTTTTTACTCGCTGCATGCGGTTAGTTATGCGTTGGTGTATGATCAAATTGGTACGTTTATTGCCTTAATGACGTTTGGTATAGCGCTCATCGCATGGGGTGGAGGACAAGAGCAACGCGTGCGCGATGTCGCAAAACAGATGGTTTTTTCACCGCCACTTCTTGCTATTGTGGTTTCAATCTATTTTCAAGGTACAGAATTTCCGCCGCTCATTGAAACAATTCTCGATAAGTTTCAAGCCACACTGATTCCCTTGGTCACTGCTATCGTAGGTATGAAGTTAGAGTTTCGGACCTTATCGCTTTACTTCAAGGAGAATATGGTCGCACTCAGCCTTAAGATGGTCATTGCACCTCTTTTGATGCTTGTAGGATTTTATTTCTTTGCCGATTTAAAAGCCGAATGGGTTAGGGTCACTTTTTTAGAAACAGCAATGCCTCCGATGACGATGGCTGTGGTCTTTGGAATTAGGGGAGGGTTGAATCGAGATTTATTGATTAATGCCCTTGCTTTAGGCATTCTCTTTTCATTTGTCAGTATTGGTTTATGGAATCTTATCATTTCATAG
- the aat gene encoding leucyl/phenylalanyl-tRNA--protein transferase, translating to MATKILIPQLHPNDYTFPDPMDASTEGLLAWGGDLKPDRLLRAYVQGIFPWFNEGDPILWWSPDPRLILFPSHIKISKSLAKSMKHFEIRYDTCFEKVMRLCLETRVSKGQKSWISEDLISAFCTLHVKGFAHSVECYYGGELVGGLYGLYLGGVFCGESMFSTKSDASKAALVGLCEKLKSLGGDFIDCQLPTDHLQSLGACVIEREKFLGMLENAFENSTTKPW from the coding sequence ACTAAGATACTTATTCCTCAGTTGCATCCAAACGATTATACGTTTCCAGACCCCATGGATGCCAGTACTGAAGGGCTTTTAGCATGGGGTGGCGATCTTAAACCCGATCGCTTGCTTCGTGCCTATGTTCAAGGCATTTTCCCATGGTTTAATGAGGGCGATCCGATTCTTTGGTGGTCGCCCGATCCTAGACTTATTCTTTTTCCCTCGCACATTAAAATCTCAAAAAGTCTCGCCAAAAGCATGAAACATTTTGAGATACGTTATGACACCTGCTTCGAGAAGGTAATGCGCTTGTGTTTGGAAACCAGAGTTTCAAAAGGACAAAAGAGTTGGATTAGTGAGGATTTAATTTCTGCATTTTGCACTTTACATGTAAAGGGTTTTGCTCACTCGGTGGAGTGCTATTATGGGGGAGAATTGGTTGGAGGTTTGTATGGACTCTACCTTGGAGGCGTCTTTTGTGGTGAGTCGATGTTTTCAACTAAAAGCGATGCTTCAAAGGCAGCTTTAGTGGGATTGTGTGAGAAGCTGAAAAGTTTAGGTGGCGATTTTATCGATTGTCAGCTCCCAACAGATCATCTTCAATCTTTAGGTGCGTGTGTTATAGAACGCGAGAAATTTTTAGGTATGTTAGAAAACGCTTTTGAAAATTCTACCACGAAACCGTGGTGA